A single Xiphias gladius isolate SHS-SW01 ecotype Sanya breed wild chromosome 18, ASM1685928v1, whole genome shotgun sequence DNA region contains:
- the LOC120804461 gene encoding serine/arginine-rich splicing factor 6-like — translation MPRVYIGRLSYHVREKDIQRFFSGYGKLMEIDLKNGYGFVEFEDNRDADDAVYELNGKELCGERVIVEHARGPRRDRDGYGSGYSSRSRSGRDKYGPPVRTEYRLIVENLSSRCSWQDLKDFMRQAGEVTYADAHKERTNEGVIEFRTHSDMKRALDKLDGTDINGRKIRLVEDRPRRRKSYSGSRSRSRSRRRSRSRSRRSHRSRSSRSRSRSHSRSRSRSNKRNHHSRSRSGRKSRSKSGERKSHSRNRRSRSRSRKSKSRSRSHKSRSRSADRKSKSRSKSRSKVKSERDSRSRSKELCGDKKSRSRSASPVENGKEERAAKSASRSPSPREDDRRSKSREKRSASHSKSRSRSCSRSRSASQD, via the exons atgcctCGGGTCTATATTGGACGACTGAGCTATCATGTTCGCGAAAAAGACATTCAGCGATTTTTCAGCGGATACGGGAAACTCATGGAAATCGATTTAAAAAACGG CTATGGATTCGTGGAGTTCGAGGATAACCGGGACGCCGACGATGCCGTGTACGAGCTGAACGGGAAGGAGCTGTGCGGGGAGCGTGTGATCGTCGAACATGCCCGGGGGCCGCGGCGTGACCGAGATGGCTACG gtagCGGTTACAGCAGCCGGAGCCGCTCTGGCAGGGACAAGTATGGGCCCCCAGTACGTACGGAGTACCGTCTCATCGTGGAGAACTTGTCCAGCCGCTGCAGTTGGCAGGACCTCAAG GACTTCATGCGCCAGGCAGGGGAGGTGACCTATGCAGATGCCCACAAGGAACGCACCAATGAGGGGGTGATCGAGTTCCGGACTCACTCGGACATGAAGAGGGCTTTGGACAAGCTGGACGGTACAGACATCAACGGACGGAAGATTCGTCTGGTGGAGGACCGGCCTCGCAGACGCAAGTCCTACTCTGGCAGCCGCTCCAG ATCTCGTAGTCGCCGCCGCTCCCGCAGCAGGAGCCGCAGGAGCCACAGGAGCAGGAGCTCCCGGAGTCGCTCCAGATCCCACTCCAG GTCTCGTTCCCGTAGCAACAAGAGAAATCATCATTCCCGCTCCAGATCTGGAAGGAAGTCTCGCTCCAAGTCAGGAGAAAGGAAATCACACTCTCGCAATCGCAGGTCTCGTTCTCGGTCCCGTAAATCAAAATCTCGTTCACGCTCCCACAAGTCCCGGTCCCGTTCGGCCGACCGGAAATCAAAGTCCCGTTCAAAGAGCCGTTCTAAGGTAAAGTCAGAGCGGGATTCTCGTAGTCGATCCAAGGAGTTGTGTGGTGACAAGAAGTCCCGCAGTCGTTCTGCTTCCCCAGTAGAGAACGGGAAGGAGGAGCGTGCTGCCAAATCTGCCTCCCGCTCCCCATCCCCACGTGAGGATGACCGCCGATCCAAGTCGAGGGAGAAGCGCTCAGCCTCCCACTCAAAGTCCCGCTCAAGATCTTGCTCCCGGTCTAGATCAGCTTCTCAAGATTAG
- the eif2s2 gene encoding eukaryotic translation initiation factor 2 subunit 2 — protein sequence MSGDEMIFDPNMTKKKKKKKKPFMLDEDGGEGMGGEEAKEVEAKEAEPEAGDDKEMDLDEDEGRKKEPSDDLNDLNFFNQKKKKKKPKKVFDNDIEEGFKELKIEGEQTEALEEDNLDLMLPTKKKKSKKVDFDEGETLEKDDALEDDEGKNNDGISFSSSTGPAWAGSERDYTYDELLNRVFNIMREKNPDMVAGEKRKFVMKPPQVVRVGTKKTSFVNFTDICKLLHRQPKHLLAFLLAELGTSGSIDGNNQLVIKGRFQQKQIENVLRRYIKEYVTCHTCRSPETILQKDTRLYFLQCEMCHSRCSVASIKTGFQAVTGKRAQLRAKAN from the exons ATGTCAGGAGACGAG aTGATTTTTGATCCCAACATgaccaagaagaagaagaagaagaagaagccctTCATGCTGGATGAGGACggaggagaggggatgggaggaGAAGAAGCTAAAGAGGTGGAGGCAAAGGAGGCAGAGCCAGAGGCTGGAGACGACAAGGAGATGGATCTGGATGAAGatgaaggcagaaagaaag AGCCGTCTGATGATTTGAACGACCTGAACTTCTTCaaccagaagaaaaagaagaagaaacccAAGAAAGTATTTGATAATGATATTGAGGAGGGATTCAAG GAGCTAAAAATTGAAGGAGAGCAGACAGAGGCACTGGAGGAGGACAACCTGGACTTGATGCTTCctaccaaaaagaaaaaatcaaagaaagtaGACTTTGACGAGGGGGAGACACTGGAGAAGGACGACG CACTTGAGGATGATGAGGGGAAGAACAACGATGGAATCTCATTCAGCTCCTCCACAGGACCAGCCTGGGCCGGCTCGGAACGAGACTACACTTATGATGAG CTCCTGAACCGAGTCTTCAACATCATGAGGGAGAAGAACCCGGACATGGTGGCCGGAGAGAAGAGGAAGTTTGTGATGAAGCCTCCTCAGGTGGTCCGAGTGGGAACCAAGAAAACCTCCTTCGTCAACTTCACAGACATCTGCAAACT GTTGCATCGTCAACCCAAACATCTCCTCGCTTTCCTGTTGGCTGAGCTGGGAACAAG TGGTTCCATAGACGGAAATAACCAGCTTGTGATCAAAGGCAGATTTCAACAGAAACAGATAGAAAATGTGTTGAGAAGATATATCA AGGAATACGTGACGTGTCACACCTGCCGCTCCCCAGAGACCATCCTGCAGAAAGACACTCGCCTCTATTTCCTGCAGTGTGAGATGTGCCACTCCCGCTGCTCCGTCGCAAGCATCAAGACCGGCTTCCAGGCTGTGACGGGCAAGAGGGCACAGCTCCGCGCCAAAGCCAACTAA